The Verrucomicrobiota bacterium genomic interval AACAAAAAGCTCAAGACGGAGAAGCTGGAGATCAAGAAGTACAATCCGAATCTGCGCCGTCGTACGCTGCACAAAGAAATCAAGTAAACGCTTATATGCCA includes:
- the rpmG gene encoding 50S ribosomal protein L33, which produces MPRETVIIECTEARKEGKAPSRYTTTRNKKLKTEKLEIKKYNPNLRRRTLHKEIK